The genome window CACCGCGTCCCCGGCGATGCCCGCCGTATCGCGAATCCTGATGGCGGAGTGATCCCGCTTCTTACTTTTCCAATATGATCCATCGTTTGCCCCTCATCGGCTGTTTCCTCCTCGCTCTGTTCATCGGCCAGGCCGTCCCGGCTTGTGCCAAAGAGTTCATTCATCCCGGTGGACTGCACTCCCAAGCCGATCTCGACCGCATGAAAGCCAAGGTGTCCGCGGGCGAGAGCCCGTGGATCGACGGGTGGAACGCGCTCATTCGGGACTCCAAAGCGCAGAGCGATTACCGCGCCGCCCCGCACCCTCACATGATGGACCGAGGGCGGGCACAACGGGACGCCAGCGCCGCCTACCTCAATGCCCTGCGCTGGATCATCTCCGGCGACAAGGCGCATGCCGACTGCGCCGTGCGCATCCTCAACGCTTGGTCCGAAACGATGAATGAGGTTTCCCATGGCAATGATCAGCCGGGCCTAGGCGGCATCCCCATCGGCACCTTCGCCGTCGCGGCGGAGTTGATGCGTTCCTACCCAGGCTGGCCCGCCACCGAACAAGTCCGCTTCAAGCGCATGCTCGTGGATTTCATGTATCCCGTTTGCCACGACTTCCTCACCCGGCACAACGGTCGCGGCGACTCGGCCTTTTGGGCGAATTGGGACACCTGCAACATGCGCGCGGTCATGGCCATCGGCGTCTTCTGCGACGACCGCGCGAAATTCGACGAAGCCGTCGAGTATTTCAAAAACGGTCGCGGCATGGGCTCGATCCGCAACGCCGCACCCTTCCGCTTCGAAGACGGCCTCGTCCAATGGCAGGAAAGCGGCCGCGACTACGCCCACGTCATGGGCGGTCAGGGGCTGCTCTTTGAGTTGTGCCAGATCGCCTGGAACCAAGGCCTCGACCTCTTCGGCTACGACGACAACCGCCTGCTCGGCGCCGCCGAACACGCCGCGCAATACACTCTCTGGAAGGGCGTGCCTTATCGCTATTACACCAACAGCGATAGCGCCAACCAGTTCTACATCTCGGAGAACTACCACGGCCGCCTCGACGCCTCGCACTTTGAGTTAGTCTATAATCACTACGTCGTGCGGAAGGGGCTGAAGGCTCCGCACGTCCAGCTCTTCGCCGCACTCCGCCGCCCCGAACCCGGCGAGATCGACGTCATGGGCTACGGCACGCTCACCTTCACCCTCGATGCCGCCGCGTCCCCGCTGCAGACCGAGGCGCCGCCGACACCACGCGAGGTGATCGCGAGCTCGGGCCTGCAACGCGTCGAGCTGAAATGGTCGCCCTCCGGCGCCTACAATGCGCACGGCTACGAGGTCAGCCGCGCCACCGCGCCGGGCGGCCCTTTCACCTCCATCTACTCGACCACTCGGTGGACCACGCCCCTCTACACCGATACCGACCTCGAGCCCGGCCGCAGCTATTACTACACCGTCTCCGCGCTCAACAACGCCGGCAAAAGCGCCCCCTCCGCGCCCGTGAACGCCATCCCCGCCAAGGGAGAGCCGTTGCCCGCGCTCAGTCAGCGCATCTCCGTTAAGGGCGCGCTCTATTCCAAAGCTGCGGGCAACTCGTTCCTGGTCCCCGCCACGGGCCGCGAGTTGGACGGGAGCTTCGCCGGTCAACCCGTGGACGGCGATTTCTGTATCACCGCGCGATTGGCGGACTGGAATGGATCCGTTGGCATGATGGGGCTGACGGTTCGGGAACCGGGTGCGAAGAAGCCGCGTGCTCTAGCGGTGACCTTGGGCGAAATCGGTGGACGCCTCGCGCGCTTTCGCACGCGGGTCGATGGCAAAACCACGGTCCAGCGCGGCTGCGACTATACCTGGCTGCCCGTCTGGTTCCGCATTCGGCGCGTGGGCGACGCGTTCACCGCCTACCAATCTTCCGATGGCATCGAGTGGTTTGAGATCGGCAAGAGCACCGTCGCGCTGCCCCGCACCGCGTTGGTCGGCCTGCTCGCGAGCGGCGGCGCAACTCCGCCCGGACGAAAAGCGACCGATTCCCCCCAAGGCGTCATCGACCACGTCGCGATCGAGCGGAGCCGGCGGCCCCGCCACCCGCGCCCGGCGCGCTCGCCACGACCGTGCTCGATGACGGCGTGATTCGCTTGGACTGGAAAAAACCATCCGTCACCTCGCAAAGCGGCGTGAAGATCGAGGCCTCGCTCGATGGTGCGCCTTTCTATGAAATCGCCGATCTCGCTGCCGCAGCCTCGCGTTTCGAAAACACCGGCATCAAGCGCCCCGCCGCCCTCCGCTACCGCATTCGCACCTACAACACCGGAGGCTACTCGGCCTACTCGAACGTCGCTCCGGGCGAGCCCGCGCCGCAGGCCAAATGAGCCGCTCGTTCCATGTGATTGGGATCGAGCGGGGGGCCTCTCCGCCCGGAGGCTACACTTAGCCTACGCCAAGGTTTCAACCGCCCTAGACCATTTATGAAAAACACAATTTGGATTCTTTGCTCCGTAGTTTGGGGGCTGCTCTTGTCGGATGCGGCGCTGGCGCACCCGATCACCTTCAACTCCACGATGACCTATTCCGCCGCCCAGCCCTCCGGCGCGGCCGATAGCGTCGCCCAGTGGAGCGGAGCCGCCTTCGACGCCGCGAACATCGGTGGCTCGGGCGTGAACGCCGACGGCGGCGCGAACAACGGCACGGCCAACGACGCGAGCACACGGGTGACCAACCAGACGACCCAGGGGCAGACTTTCACGACCGGGAGCAACGCCAATGGCTACGAGGTGAGCGGCATCACCGTGCGCCTCGTGGGCTACACGAACAACACGGCGACCGGTGCCAACCAACCTTCCTGGAACCTCGGGGCCGTGAACTGGCCGACCACGGTGACCGTCGGCAAAGTGAACGGCACGACGCATTCGCTCCTGTCGATCCAAAACTTCATGCCGGGAGGCGAGGGCAATCCCGGCGTCGGCAGCAGCGCGAACGGGCCCGGCACCTACCTCACCTTCAACCTGCCGTTTCCGGTCCACCTTAATCCCAACACGACCTACTGCTTCGACGTGGCCACTGGCAGCTCCTTCGAGTGGCTCGGCACGAGCAGCGATCCTTACGCTGGCGGCACGGCCTACACTCGCAGCGGATCAACGATCACGCCGTTGTCCGGAGACCGGGTGTTCCAGGTGAACATGACGGCATCGGCGGCACCCTACGCGCCGTTCACGCACCCCGGTGCCTTGCACACGCAGTCCGACTTTGACCGCATGAAGGCCAAGATCGCCGCAGGCACCGCGCCGTGGAAAACCAGCTACGACCAGTTTGTTGGAAGCCGATTCGCGTCAACGGGTTGGGGGCCCACTCCATACGAATATATCAACCGAGGCGGGACGGCGCAGAACAACTACACCCGCACCCAGTGGGACGGGCAGGCGATCTACGAGCTCTCCC of Chthoniobacterales bacterium contains these proteins:
- a CDS encoding alginate lyase family protein is translated as MIHRLPLIGCFLLALFIGQAVPACAKEFIHPGGLHSQADLDRMKAKVSAGESPWIDGWNALIRDSKAQSDYRAAPHPHMMDRGRAQRDASAAYLNALRWIISGDKAHADCAVRILNAWSETMNEVSHGNDQPGLGGIPIGTFAVAAELMRSYPGWPATEQVRFKRMLVDFMYPVCHDFLTRHNGRGDSAFWANWDTCNMRAVMAIGVFCDDRAKFDEAVEYFKNGRGMGSIRNAAPFRFEDGLVQWQESGRDYAHVMGGQGLLFELCQIAWNQGLDLFGYDDNRLLGAAEHAAQYTLWKGVPYRYYTNSDSANQFYISENYHGRLDASHFELVYNHYVVRKGLKAPHVQLFAALRRPEPGEIDVMGYGTLTFTLDAAASPLQTEAPPTPREVIASSGLQRVELKWSPSGAYNAHGYEVSRATAPGGPFTSIYSTTRWTTPLYTDTDLEPGRSYYYTVSALNNAGKSAPSAPVNAIPAKGEPLPALSQRISVKGALYSKAAGNSFLVPATGRELDGSFAGQPVDGDFCITARLADWNGSVGMMGLTVREPGAKKPRALAVTLGEIGGRLARFRTRVDGKTTVQRGCDYTWLPVWFRIRRVGDAFTAYQSSDGIEWFEIGKSTVALPRTALVGLLASGGATPPGRKATDSPQGVIDHVAIERSRRPRHPRPARSPRPCSMTA
- a CDS encoding alginate lyase family protein; the encoded protein is MKNTIWILCSVVWGLLLSDAALAHPITFNSTMTYSAAQPSGAADSVAQWSGAAFDAANIGGSGVNADGGANNGTANDASTRVTNQTTQGQTFTTGSNANGYEVSGITVRLVGYTNNTATGANQPSWNLGAVNWPTTVTVGKVNGTTHSLLSIQNFMPGGEGNPGVGSSANGPGTYLTFNLPFPVHLNPNTTYCFDVATGSSFEWLGTSSDPYAGGTAYTRSGSTITPLSGDRVFQVNMTASAAPYAPFTHPGALHTQSDFDRMKAKIAAGTAPWKTSYDQFVGSRFASTGWGPTPYEYINRGGTAQNNYTRTQWDGQAIYELSLRWKLTGDVAYANQAVVIANAWSGKLLGITGDSNFALASGICGYLFATGGEILSTYPGWPAAQKQAYKDMMMRVFYPLNQEFLWRHNGTPTNAGGNTHYRLNWDTDNMASMAAIGILCDNRAVYQQAVDYFKFGSGNGRVERAAWYIH